In Candidatus Endomicrobium procryptotermitis, the DNA window CTTCATATTCTTCTCCACTTATGATCTTTATATTCCGACGCGCTCGTGGGGGCGCGGGGGCCGCCCCCCAAAAAATTTGTCTATTTTTATAAAAATGGACATCGATAATTATGAATACAGAACTCTGCCGCAGCTGGCTCCATATTTTAATAAAATAAACGGTCTGGCAGTAGAATTCCATGAATTAGATATTGCAGCTGTAAAATTTACCGAAATAATGGATTTGCTGATGAACAGCTTTTATATTGCCCACATACATGCAAACCTTTGGCGGCTTAATTTATGTAACAAAACTTCCTAAAACTTTAGAAATAACGTTTATAAACAAAAATATGATGAAAAAACAAGTATTGCCATCATCGCTTAATTATCCTGTAAAAGGTCTTGATTATCCATATGCGACAACACTAAAGAAGATATACCGATTGAATTCTAATTTAAAGGAGTGTTTATGTCATTTCTGAAAAAGTTAGTCAAAGACGTCAAAAATATTCCCCTTTATTGCAAAAGTTTAAATTTTAAATCTCTGCTGTTGTTTATTAAATATCCTCGCTTTGTAAGAAGAAGCATACTTGATATGGGCGCCGTTTTTGACATAAAAGATAATAACTTAATAATTGTTCTTCAAAAACACGGTTTTTCGTTTTGGATAGACAATATTAGTAATCTTGCCGTCGTATATGAAATTTTTTACGAGCAGGTATATAAAAAAATAATCTTTCGGATAAATGCGTAGTTATAGATATAGGAATGAATATAGGATTGGCTTCAATTTATTTTGCGGCGTATACAAATACCGAAGTTATTTACTCGTATGAACCTTTCAAACAAACTTATGAACAAGCCCTCTATAATATCGGCTTAAATAAAGAAATAAGCGGCGGCAAAATAAAACCTTTTAATTACGGCTTATCGGGTTGTGATAAAACTATAGACATGCCGTTTTATTTTGAAGCCAGTGGTTCTATGTCAACGACCGAAGGCAACGACAATCTCAAAAATGCAAAAAGCTGGGGTGTTCGTAGGGGAGGGGCAGCTTCCATTGAAACTGTTCATTTAAAAGACGCTTCATCCGTAATTTCAGACATTCTTAAAAACCACAAACAAAATAAAATTCTGTTAAAAATTGACTGCGAAGGCTCGGAGTATGACATATTAGATTCTCTTGATAAAACGGGACTTCTCAATAATATTAATTACATAATATTAGAATGGCATTTTAAAGGAGAATCTTATCTTTTAGATATCTTGAATAAATATAATTTTATATCCTTTTCAAAATATTCATCAAAAGAAATTGGCCTGATTTATGCGGTAAAAGCATAGCCGATTGAATTTGATTATTAAAAAGTAGGCATGGCGTCTTTGTACTGAGTTTTTGTGCAAAGTGCGATAGCCGCTATTATAAGCGAGGCTGTGCTGCGCACATTAACTATTCATTCGCTGCTATAACTGTCTTTTCATGTGTTGACTGTTAATAGGATAAGACAAAGTCTCTGTTAAAATTTTTACCGAACAGTAAAAATTATGATTATAAACTCATTAAAAAAATTAGGCTCGTTTATAAAAACAGAACGCAAAAATCAAGGACTTACTCAAACGCAGCTTGCGCTGGCAAGCTGCGTGGGTTTAAGATTTATCGTTGATTTGGAAAATGGAAAACAAACTTTGCATTTTGGCAAGGACTTGCTTGTAATATAGGCGCTTGGAATAGATATCCTTGTGGAAAAAAGAAAACATTCTAAATCTTAAAACAAATGGAACAAAAAAGGCTAAAAATTTATCTGCACAATAATATTATCGGAACTCTGATGTAAAATAAGTCAGGAGATATAAATTTTTCATATTTAATCAATGCTCAAAACATTTTGTCTTTAAGCCTTCCTATCGGACAAAAGCTTTTTAATAACGATGAATGTTTCGGATATTTTGATGGATTATTACCTGAAAACCAATCGTCAAGGAAATTTGCACCCAAAAATACGCAATAAACCCCGACAATGATTTTGCTTTGCTTGAAAAAAAGATTTTGAAGAGTTTTGCAAAAATGTGGATGTTTCTTTCAAGTTAATCAAAGAAACTATTTTACGCCAAAGCGCAGTGCTGCCCGATATATTGAAAAAAGAAATAAAAAACCTTGAGCAGTTTGAAAAGACATCTAAAACAATAAATCTTATGTATGAATTTGTAAGCAAAAACTGTGAAAATGCAATTGAAATTTTTAAATGAAAGGAGCAATTATGCAAATGTCATCGTATTTTGACGCTCGTCGTGTAAAATTTGACGATTATGAAAATTTTAGACTGCCGCAAATTTTCTTAGAAGAATTACCTAAGGACAAGAATGCAAAAATTCTTGACATAGGTTTTGTAGCTGGCCATTTTTTGAAAGCGTTGACAAATGTATAGCAAAAAAATAAAATCAATAATTTATGGATTTTATAGATATTATAAATACAGTAGTAGAAAAATGGCGACTTGAAAAACTTGAAGAAATATACAGCGGCAAGCTATAATGCATCGGTATATGCCCGGCATCTCTTCATATTGAAAACAATTTAATAAAATTATTCCAAAAACAATAAAAAACATAAATGGAAAATAATTTTATGTAGACTGCAAATAAATTCTGTAGTTAATATTTATATGCAAATTGTAAAAATAATAAAAAGCAGTGTGTTATATATATCGATTCTGCTAATTTGATTTTTTGTATGAAATTTGATATTATAATATCAAATTTCATACAAAAAACAATAATATAATATTATTTTTGGATTAAAAAATGATAATACGAGATTTACAGCAAACCATAGAGCGCTGGCTATTTAAAAATAAGATAGTTTTAATTTACGGCGCAAGACAAGTAGGAAAAACCACATTAAGCAAACAAATCCTTGAAAAATATTCAAAAATAAAAAAGTCGCAGTATTTTGACTGCGATGATATTTCCGTTAAGCTCCTTTTTGAAACAACCAATGCCGCGTCTTTAAAACAAATTATCGGAGATAAAGACTTTATAGTTTTAGATGAAGCTCAAACAATAAAAGATATAGGAAAAACTCTTAAAATTATTTATGACCATATCCCTCAAGTGCAAATTATTGCCACAGGCTCATCAAGTTTTGACTTAGCAAATAAATTATCCGAACCTCTTACTGGCCGAGCATTGTCTTTTATACTTTATCCCTTTTCAATAAGAGAAATATCGTCTGCAAACGGTTTTGTAAATGTCTCGGGAAACTTAGAAAATATTCTTATAAGAGGAACTTACCCTGAAATATATGGTAAAGCAAAAGACAGCGCGGAAATTTTTCTTAACTCATTGGCAGGCAGTTATCTGTATAAGGATATTTTGATGTATGAAAAATTTAAGAATCCGCATCAGCTTTTAGAGTTATTGCAGTTGACGGCTTTGCAGATAGGCAGCGAAGTTTCTTACACGGAAATAGGGCAGAAAATGGGGTTAAACCGCATTACTGTAAGAAATTACATTGATGTATTAGAAAAATGTTTTGTTCTTTTTAAATTACATTCTTTAAGCAGAAATAAAAGAAATGAAATATCTAAATCAGTAAAAATTTACTTTTATGATTTAGGAATAAGAAATACTCTTATACAGTCTTTTGCTCCTTTAAATTTACGAAATGATACCGGTGCCATTTGGGAAAATTTCTGCATTTTGGAACGCAAAAAATTAAATCAGATAAAAATGAGAAACGTAAACCAATATTTCTACAGAACATACTCGGGCGAAGAAATTGATTACGTGGAAGAGTATGACGGTAAATTTGACGGATATGAATTTAAATTCGGCAAAGAAACTGCAAAATCTCCCAAAAACTTTTTGGCGGCTTATCAAAACTCAAGCGTTAAAACAATAAACAAAGACAATTGGGCTGATTTTCTGCTGTAAGCAGAGGTGACACATCAAATTATTTAATAAGGTTATTCCAAAAACAATAAAAAATAGACGGAAAATAATTTTATGGAGACTGCAAATAAATTTTATAAGTTAATATTTATATATAAATTGTCAAAATAATAAAAAGCAGTGTTTATATATCTATCCTATTTTGAATTGCAAAATGCCGCATCAAAATTATTTGCCGCTTCAATTTCTAAAAATACTTTTGTATAATATGGAATAAACTTCCATATTATACAAAGAGGTCATTGATGAATAATTTGGACAGAACCTTATCTCCGATAATCAAAAAATCATCCGAGGCTTTTAAAGTTTTGCTTCTGACGGGACAAAGGCAAGTTGGAAAATCGTCATTATTTGAATTTTTAGCTAAAGGTTCAGGAAGAAAAACCGTAACACTTGATGACATAAGATTAAGAAAACTTGCAAAAGAGGATCCTGAGCTGTTTTTGCAGCAGTATCACCCGCCGATAATTATTGATGAAGTTCAATATGCTCCAGAGCTGTTTCCGTATATAAAAATTTATACGGACAAACATAAAGATGAAAAAGGCGCTTTTTGGCTTACAGGCTCTCAGAAATTTCGTTTAATGGAAGGAATACAAGAATCTTTGGCAGGCAGGGTCGGCATCTTTGACTTGATGGGTTTGTCATATAAAGAAAAAACCGCTAACGCGTTTAAATCCATCCCTTTTATCCCGTCGTTAATGACAATAAATCAAATTACAAAACAAAATATCAAAAATATATATGAGACAATATGGGAAGGGTCGCTTCCTGAGTTAATCGTCAATAAAAAACTTGACAGGGAAAGATATTATTCGTCGTATATTCAAACATATATAGAAAGAGATGTTAAAGATTTTTACAATATTGAAAAACCCATACAGTTCTTCAATTTTATATCGATAGTAGCTGCGCAAACAGGAAATTTGCTTAACTATGCTTCTTTAGCCAAAGACGCAGGAATAGATAATAAAACAGCTCAAACTTGGCTTGGTGTTCTTGAACGTTCAGGCTTAGTTTATTTGCTAAAGCCATATTTTCCTAATGTGACAAAGCGCATAATAAAAACTCCGAAGATGTATTTTTTGGATACGGGTTTAGCCGCATATCTTACGCGATGGACATCTCCCGAAACATTAATGAACGGGGCTATGGCAGGGCATATGCTTGAAACATATGTTATCGGAGAAATTTTAAAATCATAT includes these proteins:
- a CDS encoding FkbM family methyltransferase; this translates as MGMNIGLASIYFAAYTNTEVIYSYEPFKQTYEQALYNIGLNKEISGGKIKPFNYGLSGCDKTIDMPFYFEASGSMSTTEGNDNLKNAKSWGVRRGGAASIETVHLKDASSVISDILKNHKQNKILLKIDCEGSEYDILDSLDKTGLLNNINYIILEWHFKGESYLLDILNKYNFISFSKYSSKEIGLIYAVKA
- a CDS encoding helix-turn-helix domain-containing protein encodes the protein MIINSLKKLGSFIKTERKNQGLTQTQLALASCVGLRFIVDLENGKQTLHFGKDLLVI
- a CDS encoding ATP-binding protein, with translation MIIRDLQQTIERWLFKNKIVLIYGARQVGKTTLSKQILEKYSKIKKSQYFDCDDISVKLLFETTNAASLKQIIGDKDFIVLDEAQTIKDIGKTLKIIYDHIPQVQIIATGSSSFDLANKLSEPLTGRALSFILYPFSIREISSANGFVNVSGNLENILIRGTYPEIYGKAKDSAEIFLNSLAGSYLYKDILMYEKFKNPHQLLELLQLTALQIGSEVSYTEIGQKMGLNRITVRNYIDVLEKCFVLFKLHSLSRNKRNEISKSVKIYFYDLGIRNTLIQSFAPLNLRNDTGAIWENFCILERKKLNQIKMRNVNQYFYRTYSGEEIDYVEEYDGKFDGYEFKFGKETAKSPKNFLAAYQNSSVKTINKDNWADFLL
- a CDS encoding ATP-binding protein; the encoded protein is MNNLDRTLSPIIKKSSEAFKVLLLTGQRQVGKSSLFEFLAKGSGRKTVTLDDIRLRKLAKEDPELFLQQYHPPIIIDEVQYAPELFPYIKIYTDKHKDEKGAFWLTGSQKFRLMEGIQESLAGRVGIFDLMGLSYKEKTANAFKSIPFIPSLMTINQITKQNIKNIYETIWEGSLPELIVNKKLDRERYYSSYIQTYIERDVKDFYNIEKPIQFFNFISIVAAQTGNLLNYASLAKDAGIDNKTAQTWLGVLERSGLVYLLKPYFPNVTKRIIKTPKMYFLDTGLAAYLTRWTSPETLMNGAMAGHMLETYVIGEILKSYLHNGKEPLIYFYRDFNQNEIDILLEENGTIYPIEIKKTANPSLLDVKAFSQIGKLGKITGTGAILCFKNERVPLSREIVSIPIWEI